GCTCTGGCCGTCGCTGCAGGAAGACATGGCGCCCGTGCCCGTCATCCAGCGCGGCTTCGGCGGTGCGCAGATCCCGCATATCAATCACTATCGCTCACGCATCATTCTGCCCTACCGGCCGCGCGCCATTCTCATCATGGCGGGCGATGCGGACCTCGCCGATGTGCGCGGGCGGCGGCCGGAAGATGTTCTCGACGATTTCCGCACGCTAGTTCTTTCGCTCCGCGCCGAGGGCGAGGACGCGCCGATCTATTTCATTTCGCTGCGTCCCTCGCCCGCGCGCGACGAGCGCTGGTACGGCGCGCAGCGCGCCAATGCGCTGATCGCGGATTACGTCGCCGGCCAGCGCGGCATGTATTTTCTCGACGTGACGGCGAAGATGCTTGATGCCAAAGGCAATATTCGCGACGACCTGTATCGCTGGGACGGGCTCACGCTCAATGAGCAGGGCTACAGGGTTCTCGCGGAGGCGATCAAGCCGGCGCTGATCGAAGCGGGCTATGGCGGCTTGCGGTCGAGCCGGTAAGGCATGATTTGCAGGCACCGTTCGCCTTCGCCATGTTACGTTTCATAAAAGTCTGAATAAAAGCAAAGGGGAGACGGCAGATGGCGGAGACGCTTTCGAGAGACACAAAAGCCGGCAAGGTCGAGGGCACCTACGACGCGAAGTTCAAGCCCGTGGTCGATGCCTTCATCGAGAATTGCGAAACGCGCGGCGAAGTCGGCGCCAATGTCGCGATCACGCTCGAAGGCAAAACAATTGTCGACATATGGGGCGGCAAGAAGGCGCCGGAAGGCGAGGCCTGGGACAAGGACACCGTCTCCATCGTCTTTTCCTGCACCAAGGGTGCGACCGCCATCTGCGCGCATATGCTGGCCGACAAGGGCAAGCTCGATCTCGGCGCGAAGGTCGGCGATTACTGGCCGGAATATGCGAAGAACGGCAAGGAAGATACCACCGTCTCGATGATGCTCGATCATTCGGCCGGTCAGCCGCATCTCCGCACCAAGCTGAAAGACGGCGCCTATTACGACTACAACTACATGCTGAAACTGCTCGAGGATGAAGAGCCCTTCTGGAAGCCGGGCGTCCGCAACGGCTATCACGGCGTTACCTTCGCCTGGACGGTCGGAGAGCTCGTTCACCGCGCTTCGGGCAAGCGCCTCGGCCGCTTCTTCGCCGATGAAATCGCAAAGCCGCTCGGCCTCGATTTCTGGATCGGACTGCCGGAAGAGATCGAACCGCGCGTCGCGCCGATGATTTTCGCTGAGCCGGACCCGGCGGCGGCGAATTCGAAATTCACGCAGGCGCTGATGACCGATCCTTCGAGCCCGGCGCATCTCTTCCTGCTCAATGGCGGCAATGCGAATTTCAATTCGCGCGAATGCCATGAGGCGGAGATCGGCTCGGCGAACGGCATCACGAATGGCCGCGGCCTCGCGGGCATGTATGCACCGCTCGCCAATGGCGGCGGCAAGCTTGTCGGCAAGGACGCGCTCGCCCGCATGGGCCGTGTCGCAATGGCGACGCATGAAGACGCGACGCTCCTCATCCCGTCGCGTTTCGCGCTCGGTTTCATGAAGTCGATGGACAACCGCGATCTGCCGAACGAGCCGAATTCAAGCTGCATCATGGGCGAGGCCGCTTTCGGCCATGTCGGCATGGGCGGCTCGCTCGGCTTTGCCGATCCCGCCTGCGCCATGAGCTTCGGCTACAACATGAACCGCATGGGCTCCGGCATCCTGCTCAATGATCGCGGCCAGGCGCTGGTCGATGCCGCCTATACCTCGCTCGGCTACCGCTCCAACGCGTCGGGCGTCTGGGCCTTGTAGGCGGCCAGTTCGGCTTCCAGGGCGTCGACTTTCGCCTGTAGATGCGCAAGCGCGCCCTGGACGTCCTCCGCGTCGAATTTCTGCGGGATGTGGCTCGCGCAATTGGTGTGGAGCGCGGTGACGCGGAAGATGATCGCCTGCAGCGGCCGGGCCCGGTAGCCCTCGGGCATCAGCGATGCAATCACCGCCTTGTCGTCGCTCACCGAGGCGTGTCCCCAGATTTTCACGCGCGCCCGCGTCGCGTAGTCCATCAGGAAAATATAGGCGCGGTCATTGTCGGCGAGGTTGCCGCTGGTGATGTACTGGTGGTTGCCGGTGTAGTCGGCAAAGGCGAGCGTCTTCTCGTCGAGCACCCGCAGGAAGCCCTTCGGCCCGCCGCGATGCTGGATATAGGGCTGGCCTTCCGCATTCGCCGTCGCAAGATAGAAGGAGTTGCGCTCGGCGATGAAGGCAGCGATATCCGCGTCGATGCTGTCGCGGAAATCCCTGTCCTCATAATGGCTGCGGCTGCCGCGCTTTTCCTGCAGTGCCTTCACCGTCGGCGTGAAGGCGACGTCGCTCGCAAAGCTTTTCATGATGCTCTCCGTGGAAGGACAGCGTCAGTTCTTCTCTTCTTCGGCGGGCGGCAGTCCGAGCGCCTGGCGGGCGGCTTTCCGGTGGCGCGGCTTCATGTGGCTGGAGACGAGCCCCAGCGCCGCCATCAGCACGGTCGCATCGTCCGTGAAGCCGAACACGGCGACGAAATCGGGGATGAGGTCGACAGGCATGACGAAATAGGCGAGCGCCGCCAGCAGCGTCGCCTTCACGCGTGTCGGCGTTTCGGGGTCGCGCGCGCAATACCAGGCGGCGGCCGCTTCCTCCGCGAAGGGAATTTTTCCGGCGACGCGTGTCATCTTCTTCCAGAAGCCCTCGCGCACGGTTTCCTCGTTGCGCGCCATCACGGCGGGCAATTGATATTTCGGGTCCCGAAGCTCGGTTTCCGCGCTTTCCGCACCCGGATTTCCGTGAGAAGAGGACATCGGCCCTGGTTCCGTCCTTCGTTGCCCGCCCTGTCGATCCCGCAAGCAAGATGGGGCTCTTGCGGCCCTGTTGCAAGGCGAGGCGGACGTTACGTAAATCCCCGGCTCACGCAAATAGCCTGTCCGCCAATGATTTTTGGCTCGCGCTTTGCCGTCCGAATTTGTTAAATCGGCGCCAATCGGGGCCCCGAAGGCGTCCCGCATCCGCAGAAAACGCTGGATCCGCGTGCAAGGATCCATGCAGAGAAGGGACGAACCGCATGAAACTCGACAGCAGCATCAGCGCCATCATCACCGGCGGCGCCTCCGGCCTCGGCGCGGCGACGGCGCGCGCGCTCGCCAAGCAGGGCGTGAAGATCGGCATTTTCGATCTCCAGGAAGACAAGGGCGAGGCGCTGGCGAAGGAACTCGGCGGCGTCTTCGCGAAAGTGAACGTCACCGACGAAGCGAGCGTCGATGCGGGCTTCGAGAAGGTCCGCGCCGCCATCGGCCAGGAGCGCATCCTCGTGAACTGCGCCGGCACCGGCAATGCGGTCAAGACCGCGTCGCGCAACAAGGAAACCGGCAAGCCGGAACACTTCCCGCTCGACAAGTTCAACCTCATCATCCAGATCAACCTTGTCGGCACCTTCCGCTGCATCGCGAAGTCGGCGGCCGGCATGCTGACGCTCGATCCGCTCGAGGATGGCGATCGCGGCGCGATCGTGAACACCGGCTCCGTCGCCGCGCAGGACGGCCAGATCGGCCAGGCCGCCTACTCCGCTTCCAAGGCC
Above is a window of Parvibaculum lavamentivorans DS-1 DNA encoding:
- a CDS encoding GDSL-type esterase/lipase family protein, coding for MRRGLVALGAMFGFAVLVLFGFLIYVLLASGDPKYWEGEIAAFERRDVSNPPPSDAVLFVGGRDLRLWPSLQEDMAPVPVIQRGFGGAQIPHINHYRSRIILPYRPRAILIMAGDADLADVRGRRPEDVLDDFRTLVLSLRAEGEDAPIYFISLRPSPARDERWYGAQRANALIADYVAGQRGMYFLDVTAKMLDAKGNIRDDLYRWDGLTLNEQGYRVLAEAIKPALIEAGYGGLRSSR
- a CDS encoding pyridoxamine 5'-phosphate oxidase family protein; this translates as MKSFASDVAFTPTVKALQEKRGSRSHYEDRDFRDSIDADIAAFIAERNSFYLATANAEGQPYIQHRGGPKGFLRVLDEKTLAFADYTGNHQYITSGNLADNDRAYIFLMDYATRARVKIWGHASVSDDKAVIASLMPEGYRARPLQAIIFRVTALHTNCASHIPQKFDAEDVQGALAHLQAKVDALEAELAAYKAQTPDALER
- a CDS encoding SDR family NAD(P)-dependent oxidoreductase — its product is MKLDSSISAIITGGASGLGAATARALAKQGVKIGIFDLQEDKGEALAKELGGVFAKVNVTDEASVDAGFEKVRAAIGQERILVNCAGTGNAVKTASRNKETGKPEHFPLDKFNLIIQINLVGTFRCIAKSAAGMLTLDPLEDGDRGAIVNTGSVAAQDGQIGQAAYSASKAGVVGMTLPIARDLSREGIRVNTILPGIFDTPLLAGAPEKVRQALGAQVPYPSRLGNPDEYASLACEMIRNGYFNGETVRLDGAIRMAPR
- a CDS encoding YkvA family protein — encoded protein: MSSSHGNPGAESAETELRDPKYQLPAVMARNEETVREGFWKKMTRVAGKIPFAEEAAAAWYCARDPETPTRVKATLLAALAYFVMPVDLIPDFVAVFGFTDDATVLMAALGLVSSHMKPRHRKAARQALGLPPAEEEKN
- a CDS encoding serine hydrolase domain-containing protein, which translates into the protein MAETLSRDTKAGKVEGTYDAKFKPVVDAFIENCETRGEVGANVAITLEGKTIVDIWGGKKAPEGEAWDKDTVSIVFSCTKGATAICAHMLADKGKLDLGAKVGDYWPEYAKNGKEDTTVSMMLDHSAGQPHLRTKLKDGAYYDYNYMLKLLEDEEPFWKPGVRNGYHGVTFAWTVGELVHRASGKRLGRFFADEIAKPLGLDFWIGLPEEIEPRVAPMIFAEPDPAAANSKFTQALMTDPSSPAHLFLLNGGNANFNSRECHEAEIGSANGITNGRGLAGMYAPLANGGGKLVGKDALARMGRVAMATHEDATLLIPSRFALGFMKSMDNRDLPNEPNSSCIMGEAAFGHVGMGGSLGFADPACAMSFGYNMNRMGSGILLNDRGQALVDAAYTSLGYRSNASGVWAL